One segment of Nostoc piscinale CENA21 DNA contains the following:
- the argJ gene encoding bifunctional ornithine acetyltransferase/N-acetylglutamate synthase, whose protein sequence is MADWQEITGGVTAPKGYRAAGITAGLKPSGLPDLALIVSNVEAIAAGVFTTSQVKAACVDYCRQRLQAKTSARAILCNAGQANAATGSQGVRDAEESAELLAKELNISTELILLASTGVIGQRIKMDALRSGIPKLVASLSETGSDAAAGAIVTTDLVTKSIALETTIGDRPVRIGGIAKGSGMIHPNMATMLAFVTCDAAVSPHLWQQMLSRAADKSFNSITVDGDTSTNDSLIALANGQSRTPAITEMGAEAEKLEAMLTAVCQHLAKAIARDGEGATCLIEVQVTGTHDDLAARQIAKTIAGSSLVKSAIFGRDPNWGRIAAAAGRAGVPFEQENLQIKLGDFLLLENGQPLQFDRAAASAYLKQAATDYPSTIKTQRLDNPVIIAVSVGNGHGTGKAWGCDLSYDYVKINAEYTT, encoded by the coding sequence ATGGCAGACTGGCAAGAAATTACTGGTGGTGTGACTGCTCCTAAAGGATATCGAGCCGCAGGAATCACCGCAGGATTAAAGCCATCGGGATTGCCAGATTTAGCTTTGATAGTATCGAATGTGGAGGCGATCGCAGCTGGTGTATTTACCACATCTCAAGTCAAAGCCGCCTGTGTAGATTATTGCCGTCAACGCTTGCAAGCTAAAACCAGCGCCCGTGCTATTCTCTGCAATGCCGGACAAGCCAACGCCGCCACAGGTAGTCAAGGTGTGCGTGATGCCGAGGAAAGTGCGGAATTGTTAGCCAAGGAATTAAATATCTCTACCGAATTGATATTGTTAGCCTCGACTGGTGTAATTGGTCAACGCATCAAAATGGATGCCTTACGCAGTGGGATTCCTAAGTTAGTGGCAAGTCTTTCAGAAACAGGTTCTGATGCGGCGGCTGGGGCAATTGTTACCACAGATTTAGTCACAAAATCCATTGCCCTAGAAACAACTATAGGCGATCGCCCAGTCCGTATTGGTGGGATTGCCAAGGGTTCGGGGATGATTCACCCCAACATGGCAACAATGCTGGCATTTGTTACTTGTGATGCGGCTGTTTCCCCTCATCTTTGGCAGCAAATGTTGAGTAGAGCCGCAGATAAAAGCTTTAATTCCATTACCGTAGATGGCGACACCAGCACCAACGATAGTTTAATCGCCTTAGCAAATGGTCAATCCCGTACCCCAGCAATTACCGAGATGGGTGCAGAAGCCGAGAAATTAGAGGCGATGCTAACAGCAGTATGTCAGCATTTAGCCAAAGCGATCGCACGAGATGGTGAAGGTGCAACCTGTCTCATTGAAGTGCAAGTTACAGGTACTCATGATGACCTCGCCGCCAGACAAATCGCCAAAACCATTGCGGGTTCATCCTTAGTTAAATCAGCAATTTTCGGTCGTGATCCCAACTGGGGACGCATCGCCGCCGCCGCTGGACGTGCAGGTGTACCCTTTGAGCAAGAAAACTTGCAAATTAAGTTAGGAGATTTCTTACTGTTAGAAAATGGTCAACCTCTGCAATTTGACCGCGCCGCCGCCAGTGCATATTTAAAACAAGCAGCCACCGATTATCCTAGCACTATCAAAACTCAACGCTTAGATAATCCCGTAATTATTGCTGTTAGCGTTGGTAATGGTCATGGTACAGGTAAAGCTTGGGGTTGCGATTTAAGTTATGACTACGTGAAAATCAATGCCGAGTATACAACTTAA
- the psb28 gene encoding photosystem II reaction center protein Psb28 codes for MTSTTPTIQFFAGIFEELSNVSLRRGKVSGNRIVAMTFNQLQALEGFNSFTKPSLNSLLLTDEEGEISVTPSSTRFIFGGDEGDELQRVECQFEIEQDDHWERFMRFMQRYAEANGMEYSSPN; via the coding sequence ATGACATCTACCACACCCACAATTCAGTTTTTTGCAGGCATTTTTGAAGAACTCAGCAATGTGAGTTTGCGACGTGGCAAAGTTTCCGGGAACCGCATCGTCGCTATGACTTTTAATCAATTACAAGCTTTAGAAGGCTTTAATAGTTTTACAAAACCATCTTTAAATTCCTTATTGTTAACTGATGAAGAAGGTGAAATTAGTGTAACGCCTTCTTCAACTCGGTTTATTTTTGGTGGTGATGAGGGTGATGAATTACAACGGGTAGAATGCCAATTTGAAATTGAACAAGATGATCATTGGGAACGCTTTATGCGCTTTATGCAGCGTTACGCGGAAGCTAATGGGATGGAATATAGCAGTCCTAATTGA
- the gatB gene encoding Asp-tRNA(Asn)/Glu-tRNA(Gln) amidotransferase subunit GatB: MTSATPVKTEYEAIIGLETHCQLSTNTKIFSSSSTAFGADPNTNIDPVCMGLPGVLPVLNEKVLEYAVKAGLALNCQIAKYSKFDRKQYFYPDLPKNYQISQYDLPIAEHGWIEIEMVDADGNPVQKRIGITRLHMEEDAGKLVHAGSDRLSGSSYSLVDYNRAGVPLVEIVSEPDIRSGQEAAEYAQELRRILRYLGVSDGNMQEGSLRCDVNISVRPVGQKEFGTKVEIKNMNSFNAIQRAIEYEIERQIEAVEAGERIIQETRLWEESSQRTISMRTKEGSSDYRYFPEPDLAPIEVSDSQLETWRSQLPELPAQKRHRYETELGLSAYDARVLTEERYVSEYFEAAIAAGASPKAAANWITQDIAAYLNKQKLSISDIALTPANLAEVITRIEKGKISNAQAKEKLPDLLQGVTPEKAFAGQELITDPSVLEPIVDEVIAANPKELEKYRNGNTNLKGFFVGQVLKKTSKRADPKLTNELVDKKLNA, encoded by the coding sequence ATGACTTCTGCTACTCCAGTCAAAACTGAGTACGAAGCGATTATTGGTCTAGAAACCCATTGTCAGCTCAGTACGAATACCAAAATTTTCTCTAGTAGCTCTACGGCGTTCGGTGCTGATCCAAATACTAACATTGACCCCGTGTGTATGGGATTACCAGGGGTTTTACCAGTACTCAACGAAAAAGTGCTAGAGTACGCAGTTAAAGCAGGTTTAGCATTGAATTGCCAAATCGCCAAATATAGCAAATTTGACCGTAAACAGTATTTTTATCCTGATTTACCGAAAAATTACCAAATTTCTCAATATGACCTACCCATTGCAGAACATGGTTGGATCGAAATTGAGATGGTAGATGCTGATGGTAATCCTGTGCAGAAGCGCATTGGAATTACCCGTCTGCACATGGAAGAAGACGCAGGTAAATTAGTACATGCGGGGAGCGATCGCCTGTCTGGTTCCAGTTATTCTTTAGTAGACTACAATCGTGCAGGTGTACCGTTAGTAGAAATTGTCTCGGAACCCGATATCCGTTCGGGACAAGAAGCCGCAGAATACGCCCAAGAACTCCGCCGAATTTTGCGTTATCTCGGTGTGAGTGATGGAAATATGCAAGAAGGATCGTTGCGTTGTGACGTAAATATTTCTGTACGTCCCGTCGGACAAAAAGAATTTGGGACGAAGGTAGAAATTAAAAATATGAACTCCTTCAACGCCATTCAACGGGCGATTGAATACGAAATTGAACGTCAAATTGAGGCTGTTGAAGCCGGAGAACGCATCATTCAAGAAACGCGGTTGTGGGAAGAAAGTTCACAACGCACAATTAGTATGCGGACAAAGGAAGGTTCCAGCGATTACCGTTACTTCCCCGAACCAGATTTAGCACCTATTGAGGTTTCTGATAGTCAATTAGAAACATGGCGTAGCCAACTACCAGAACTCCCAGCCCAAAAGCGTCATCGCTACGAAACTGAATTAGGACTTTCGGCTTATGATGCACGAGTCTTGACAGAAGAGCGTTACGTATCCGAATATTTTGAAGCAGCGATCGCAGCTGGCGCAAGCCCCAAAGCCGCAGCTAACTGGATTACTCAAGATATCGCTGCATATCTCAACAAGCAAAAACTCAGCATTTCTGATATTGCTTTAACTCCGGCGAACTTGGCTGAAGTCATCACCCGCATTGAAAAAGGCAAAATTAGCAACGCCCAAGCTAAAGAAAAATTGCCAGATTTACTCCAAGGTGTGACTCCAGAAAAAGCTTTTGCTGGTCAAGAGTTAATCACTGACCCCAGTGTCCTAGAACCAATTGTTGATGAAGTGATTGCGGCTAACCCCAAAGAACTGGAAAAATATCGCAACGGTAACACCAATCTCAAAGGTTTCTTTGTGGGGCAAGTGCTGAAAAAGACTAGCAAACGTGCTGATCCGAAATTAACTAACGAACTGGTAGATAAAAAGCTCAATGCCTAG